In Macaca mulatta isolate MMU2019108-1 chromosome 16, T2T-MMU8v2.0, whole genome shotgun sequence, the sequence GTGGTGGGTGACTCGGGCTCTGCCTCTGTAGACTGGCCAAGTCCACACTGACCCTCATCCCCCTGCTGGGTGTCCACGAAGTGGTCTTCGCCTTCGTGACGGACGAGCACGCCCAGGGCACCCTGCGCTTCGCCAAGCTCTTCTTCGACCTCTTCCTCAGCTCCTTCCAGGTGCCTGCCCGCCCGCGGCTCCCCCACCCGGGGCGCAGCATGCCACCCCTGACCACCGTCTCTCTCCAGGGCCTGCTGGTGGCTGTCCTCTACTGCTTCCTCAACAAGGAGGTAGGTGGCAGTGGGGGCGTCTGAGACCATCAGCCCTGGCCGTCAGGGTCAGGGGCAGAGAGTGGCACAGGGATGCCAGCCCCACCCCTGCTCAGGGGTTGGAACACATGTGGCCCAAGCCTTTCCCTCCACATGCTCTTACGGGGTGCAGTTGCCGTGGCGCTGGCTGTCAGGCCCCCAAGACAGGTTGGCCTCAGCCCCATTGCTAGGGTGTCCACAGCGGGGGTCCCCAGATGTCTGCAGACTGTGCTTTCCGTGGCGATGCTGGGTGGCAtagctgtgcccagcagggagctTGTGTCGCTCTGCACCCCTCAGAGTGGAGACCGGGCATCTCTGACGGGGCCAACAGCAGGTCCCGGTGGGGCGGAGAGGACAGGCAGACCCCAGGACTGGCCtgccccaccccccgccccaggTGCAGTCGGAACTTCGGCGGCATTGGCACCGCTGGCGCCTGGGCAAAGTGCTGCAGGAGGAGCGGGGCACCAGCAACCACAAGGCCCCATCTGCGCCTGGCCAAGGCCTTTCTGGCAAGAAGCTGCAGTCTGGGAGGGATGGTGGCAGCCAGGACTCATCTGCGGAGATCCCCTTGGCTGGTGGCCTCCCTAGGTTGGCTGAGAGCCCCTTCTCAACTCTGCTGGGACCCCAGCTAGGGCTGGACTCAGGCACCTAGAGGGCATCGCTGGACAACTCAGAACCAGACGCCCAGctgaggctgggggcaggggagccAAAAGCAGCCCCCGCCTATCCCCTACCCCCAGTGTGGCAGTCCGAGAGATGGGGCCTCCTCTCCCTGCACCTGCCCTGTCCCTGGTGCGGGGGCGAGCTGAGGAGTCCAGGGCAGAGGTAGGGGCTGTGCTGCGAACTGCTCACCAGTGTCCCCATGGATGTTGGCACGTGCTACATGCCTGGAGATGTCCTCCAACAATAAAGAGCTCAAGTGGTCACCGCGCATGTCCTGGAAAGCAGGGCTGGAAATGCCGGGCCGAAGCAGTGGGGATGGAACAGCAGTGGGTGGTCAGCGCCAGTGCGGGTCGTTGAAAGACCCCTGCTGTCCCAGTTCACAGAGAGTTGGTACTGGAACCCCAGAGGATCCCGAAGGCAGCCAGCCTGTGCCCATCTGAGCAGGCCCTGGCCACCTTCCCATCCTGGTTCTGGCGGGCATCCCCCTGGACGCTTTGGCCACCAGAGGGTCACCATTCACCAGCAGAAATGTGAGGGGCACAGTGGCTAAGGGAGCATGAGGCATCACAGTCCCCCAACCCACCCCATCAGCACTGGATTCACCCAGAGGGTGTCTCCTCCCTGGAGGCCGTGAGGACACTGGTACCTGGCTCACCAGCCCGCCCTTCCTCTGAGCCTCCTGGCCTCCGCTTCATCTCAGCTCCAGCCCCCTCGGGCAATTTGCAGGCCACGTAGCagactgaagcaggaagaaaTGGGCCTGAACATTGCCACGGGTCCAGGTGACGAAGCAGTGCAAGTTGCCCAAACTCTGCACAGGACCCACGGCGTGCCACACAGAGAGGTCCAGCCTACGCCAGTCCTCCTGCCACTGCATGGTGGGTAGGTGCCCTGCTTGCCAGCCAGGGAGCACCAGGAAAGAGCTGCCTCCTGCATGTTGGACACAGGAGGTGCTTGAGGGTGGGGTCTCCCATTGTCTGGGGCACACCCTGAATCTAAGGGCCCAGGGACCACACAGCAGGGGTGGAGACAAGTCCAGGGTGGAAGCCCATGAGGGGCCTGTGGTCAGTCCTCGGGGTGGTCCTTATGGTAGGTGCTGTGAGACCTGCTGAGGTGTGTGCATGGGCTGGGGAAGGAGCCAGCCAGGTGCCCCTGCTCTGAGGAGCTGCTGGGAGGTGCCGCTGGaccctgggggaaggggtgctCACAGGCCCCGCCTGGGCCACGTGGGCTGGAGCCGCTCAGGCAGAGCCGGACTAATTGGGGCAAATGAGGGGACAGGAGGCCTCTGAGGAAAGGTAAATAGAATTACTCACCCACCAGGCACTGGGGCCCTCCTGGGGGGGCCCTCACCCTGCCACTCACCACAGGGCCTGTGGACAGCAGGGAGGGAAGCCAGCTAATTAGGCAAGGCTGGACCCTTCTGGGGCCCTGGGGTTGCTGTGATTGGGGCTGCAAGGCCAGGAGACGGTCCCCTGAGCTGCACCTGCTGGAGGCCTGTGGTCTCAGACCTTAAGACTTCAGGCCAGCTCTACGCCCTCCGGCCTCAGGTCCTGGCTCTCCTCTGAGCCCTGGATGCCCAGGTGCCTGTGTGGGCACAAGGCTGCTCCAAGTCAGCACAAGGGAGGTGGACATTCTCCTTCACGCCAGCTGAGCTCAGGGTCGATGACTGCCCTAGGGAAATGCCCCTCACCTGGGGCCTCCTGACAGCCCTCCCCATTCCCGAGTCCCTCTGCCCTTGTCCTCTTTCACCCCTGCCCCGCCCTCATCCCTAAGGGAACTGGAGTGGCTGGTGGAGTTGGGCGGAGTTGGGGACTTGCAGGGGGTGGACTCACCCAGGCAATAAACACTGGCCCTAACCAGGCAGCCCTGCAGGCAGGTAGGTGGAgggactgtttttttcttttttggagatggagtctcactctgttgcccaggctggagtgcagtggcatgatcttggctcactgcacactccacctcctaggttcaagcgattctctgcctcagcctcccgagtagctgggattataggcgcctgccaccatgcccggctaatttttgtacttttagtagagatggggtttcaccatgttggccaggccggtcttgaactcctggcctcaagtgatctgcccaccttggcctcccaaaatgctgggattacaggcatgagccaccacacccagccgggaCCCATTTTTTTAAGTCACTCCACACAGCATCTCCCTCCAACTTGGGCCCTTTGACCCttccccatctctgcctcccctcccacctctacctcctgtgcctcagccccttctcccacaggaatgtaTGGGTGTTGCtagcagggtgtgtgtgtgtgtgtgtgagcatgctGCATGGGAAAGGCTGTGTGAATGTGGAGGAAGGGAAATACACACCTGTGTGTGCACAGTGGGGCAGGTATATGATGCCCGGCGTCCCAAAGGAGTATCTGCAAGAGTTATATGCTGTGTGTGCATGGCTGGGAGGGAGATGACTTTGACCTCCTGGAATCTGGTGTATGTGGACACACAAATACTACTAAAATGAGAGTGGAGACCaggaaaaaggaagacataaaccACATCAAGGATCAAATCTAGGAGAGCCAGGGGTGTGTCACAGGAATAGGGGAACTTGAGCCAGGCAGAAGGCTCAGGAGAGAGACCCTCAAGGGCATGAAAGTGATTGAATGCACTAAGATTTAGAGGAGAGAGTTCAGGACTTAATTAGTGACTAGTACATAGAAAACTAAATacatgaggccgggcacggtggctcatcccagcactttgggaggccaaggcgggcagatcacctgaggtcaggagttcaagaccagcctggccaacatggtgaaacctcgtctctactaaaaatacaaaaattagccgggcatggtggtgggcacctgtaatcccagctactcaggaggctgaggcaggagagtcgcttgaacctgggagtcagaggttgcagtgagccaaaatcacgccactgcactctagccagggtggTAGACGGGAATATCACGTATgtactgggggtgggggagacaaCAACATGGGAAAAATCAAGAATAATTCAcgttagaaataaaaatacagagcaaaatttaaaaataaagaatgaggtgtaagccggacgcggtggctcaagcctgtaatcccagcactttgggaggccgaggcgggcggatcacgaggtcaggaaatcgagaccatcctggctaacatggtgaaaccccgtctctactaaaaatacaaaaaactagccgggcgtggtggcgggcgcctgtagtcccagctactcggaggctgaggcaggagaatggcgtgaacctgggaggcggagcttgcagtgagccgagatcgcgccactgcactccaggctgacagagcgcgagactccgtctcaaaaaaaaaaaaaaaaaaaaaaaaagaatgaggtgtAGAGTTCAAAGTGCTCATCTCTAGTACCCCCAGACGTCCTGGCAGCACTCAGTCCCGGGTCCTCCCCCTGCATTCACTCAGTCCTGGGTCCTCTCCCTGCATTCACTCAGCCCCGGGTCCTCTCCCTGCATTCACTCAGTCCCGGGTCCTCTCCCTGCATTCACTCAGCCCCGGGTCCTCTCCCTGCATTCACTCAGCCCCGGGTCCTCCCCCTGCCTGCTGTTTCTCTGGCCTTGCCCTCCGctgttccttttccttctcctctccctgttGTGTCCAGGAACCAGGCACCACCCTCATTTCTTcttgatcaatttttaaaaatcagcagtgCTCAGCAAACTCTTTCTCCCCGGCCTGTGGCCCTGCTGAATCCACGCTTTAGACCCAGTTTGCAGCTTGGCAGGTCCAGCTGGATGTCCACACCGAGCTGCTCACCCTCCCCCCAGCTTCTTCCTCCCACTGTCCTCTGCAGAAGCCTCCTAACAGGACCCCTGCTTCTACCCCGGACCCACACAGCGGCCAGATGCTTTGTCACCTGAAATCTCCTAGGAATCCAATCAGGCCTTTGCACCACACCTCACTTTACAGAAGTACAGGGGAAACAGGGTTTTGTTGACACCACAAGGATGCAGCCGGCCAAGGGCAGAATGTAGGATACACAACTGTCAAACGCCCAGGGGTCCTTAGACGAATGGCGGAAAACGAGAGGCATGTTATGGATGGAGGCTCGGGACACATGGGCTCTGCCTTCCCATGCTGTCAACAACCCACCGGGAACGTGCTAATTTAGTCATTTGGGAAATGTGAGCTGGATATATCGGCTATTAggaaattgtttttttgtttttttttattttttgagacggagtctcactctgtcgcccaggccggagtgcagtggccagatctcagctcactgcaagctctgcctcccaggttcacgccattctcctgcctcagcctcccaagtagctgggactacaggcgcccgccacctcgcccggctagttttgtgtacttttcagtagagacggggtttcaccgtattaaccaggatggtctcgatctcctgacctcgtgattcgcccgtctcggcctcccaaagtgctgggattacaggcgtgagccaccgcacccggccctttttttttttttttttttttttttttttgagatggagtcccgctctgtcgtccaggctggagtgcagtggccagatctcagctcactgcaagctccgcctcccgggttcacgccctttctcctgcctcagcctcccgagtagctgggactacaggcgcccgccacctcgcccggctagttttttgtattttttagtagagacggggtttcaccgtgttagccaggatggtctcgatctcctgacctcgtgatccgcccatctcggcctcccaaagtgctgggattacaggcttgagccaccgcgcccggccccttttttttttttttgagacggggtcttgctctgttgcccaggctggagtgcagtggctcaatcttggctcactgcaacctctgcctcccaggttcaagcgattctcctgcctcagcctcctgagtagctgggattataggcgcccaccaccacacccggctactttttgtgtttttagtagagacagggtttcactgttagccaggatagtcacaatctcctgaccttgcgatccactcgtcacagcctcccaaagtgctggaattacaggcgttagccactgcgcctggccttttctttaataaacttgctttaaaaaaaaaaaagaaaaagaacccaaaggccaggcgcagtggctcacgtctataatcccagcactttgggaggctgaggtgggtggatcacgaggtcagaagtttgcaaccatcctggctaatacggcaaaaccccgtctctaccaaaaatacaaaaaattagccgggcgtggtggcgatcacctgcagtctcagctcctcgggaggctgacgcaggagaatcattgaacttgggaggtggaggttgcagtgagccaagatcacgccgttgcactccagcctgggtgacagagcaagactccatcccaaaaacaaaacaaaaaaaataaaaaaacagaaaacccagaGGGGTAAACTGTGGCAGGCTGGCCGCGTGCCAGGCCCCGGACTGCAGAGCCCAGGCTCCCCCACTCGAAGGCTGAGGGTCACGCTTGCTGTGTGGGGCTGAGCACCTTGTCAAGTGCGCCCACAAGGTGACTCATGGGGATAGAAGCACCGAGCACCGGGTCACCCAGGATGTAGGTCACCCAGGATGTAGGTAGTCATCATCACCTGAAGAAACCGAGGCTGAGACTCCAACCTGCTCATGGCCATGGTGTACCAATGTCCTGGCCAGGGCTCAAGCCCACCCCCCTCCTCCTGGAATCTAGGAACCCCATGTTTGAATGGGCCCCTCTGCGGGACCCCTGCTGGCCGTGGCAGCCTCCTGGAATCTAGGAACCCCATGTTTGAATGGGCCCCTCTGCGGGACCCCTGCTGGCCGTGGCAGCCTCCTGGAATCTAGGAACCCCATGTTTGAATGGGCCCCTCTGCGGGACCCCTGCTGGCCGTGGCAGCCTCCTGGAATCTAGGAACCCCATGTTTGAATGGGCCCCTCTGCGGGACCCCTGCTGGCCGTGGCAGCCTCCTGGAATCTAGGAACCCCATGTTTGAATGGGCCCCTCTGCGGGACCCCTGCTGGCCGTGGCAGCCTCCTGGAATCTAGGAACCCCATGTTTGAATGGGCCCCTCTGCGGGACCCCTGCTGGCCGTGGCAGCCTCCTGGAATCTAGGAACCCCATGTTTGAATGGGCCTCTGCGGGACCCCTGCTGGCCGTGGCAGCTGCTCCTGTGCAGAAGGCGCACAGGGAGGGCCTGGTCCCTAGGACGCTCAGTGGGTGGAGGGCACATGGCATGAGGACCGTTGTGAGCTGCCCGCCCCTCATCCCCGTGGTAGTGTCCCCCAAGCTGCATCGGCTCGACAGCAGTGGGCAGCTTGGGTCACCCTAGCCTGGTGGGCACTGGAAACGCTCCTCAAAGGACTCACAGGCCCACAGGGGATAGGTAAGGCCATGTGTTTACAGGGAGTTGGCTCGGGGCTGGGTACTGCTGTGCACACTGGCTGCCAGGCAGAAGCTGGGTTGGTTTATTACTGGAACACCcttcccagctcctcctccccagGGAGGCCGGCCCTGCGCCAGCATCTCCTGCACCAGCCCACCCACCAGGAGGCGACTGTGGGGCCACTCAAGCCCCGAACACTCTTCTGGGAAAGGGTGTTCCTGGAATAAATTCTGGTTTGGCTTCCAACAGGAGCAGGAATCGAGTTCCCTGTCTGGCCTGCCAGGGCGGCTTCCAGGTTTGAAGGTCAAGTGCACACAGCTCTCTCCTGGGCCGTGGCACCCCCTTCACCTGGTCAGGGGAGGAGCCCAGCGGCACCCCCTTCACCTGGTCAGGGGAGGAGCCCAGCGGCACCCCCTTCACCTGGTCAGGGGAGGAGCCCAGTGGCACCCCCTTCACCTGGTCAGGGGAGGAGCCCAGCGGCACCCCCTTCATCTGGTCAGGGGAGGAGCCGGCTCCTGGAGGGCCCACAGTACCCTAGAGGGTGGGTTCAGGGTGGCGCCTACTACCTCTGGGGCCCCCTGGGGAGCCCCTGTAGCAGAACAAGGGTGGGGGTATCAGGCAGCCCAGTCTCTCCCTCCAGAATGCCCTCCCCGCCACCACCTGCCCTAGGAGGCCTGACCACCCCCAGTGGCTTAGACTGAGAATTTCTGGGCTTGAGGAACGTCACCATGATCTGGGTTCCAGCCCTGCCCAGGAGCTGGCTGTGCATGCGTGCTGCAGGGCTAGAGGCCTGACAGACTGCCAAGAGGCCacgcccagtgctgctgcctttATTAACAGACCCTGGAGCTCCACAGCCACACAGACACTTGGCTTTCAGAGGGCACAGGAAGAAAAAGGGACCTGGTGACCCTCCCAGCATACCCCAGAGCCAAGACAGACCCAGCAGCAGCACCTCAGGGTCAGCCTGGGTGCCCCTACCCATGGGCCACTATGACCACAGATACCAGGAGGCCAGGCCTGGCTGCTGGGGACCCCCTTTGGGGGGCCCGGCAGTATCCTAGGCCCAAAGAGCTGGTGCCATCTTGAAGCTGATTCAGGGAACGGGCCAGGCTGGACAGTAGGGGTAGGTGTGAGAAGCTCCCCAGCGTGTCCAGGCCACAGGAGCAGCAAGGGTCTGTGGGGGGGTCCCAGGTTGGATGGGGTGGGGCTGCCCTTGTCCTGTATCCTGGCCATTTCAAGGACAAAACCAGCCCAGTCCCAGCAGCCTGGGGGGCAGCAGAGGCTCCTTCTGCTCCCCTCCTGATTCTGCAGTGGCCAAGGACaggagggtgaggggagaggaaagagggCAGGCCAGGGTCCCTGGGGGCCAGGCAGCTTCAAAAACACAGCCAGGTGGctgggggagggcaggagggtggggagggcCCAGACCCCCATGATGGGGGCAGCCTGAGACCCccaaggaggaaggaggggacttgggaaggagagagaggcctCAGCCGTCAGTCACACCGGTGCTGCGGTCTGCAGCCCGCTGGAGCAAGACACCCCCATCCCAGGAGCAGGGCCACAGGACAGGAGGGAGCCGACACCTCGCACCCTGATCTTCCAGAGGCCGGGGAGGGGCGCTGGGCGCTCTAGGACTTCTTGGCATCCTGCGTGCTCCGGCGCTTCAGGTCACTCAGGTCGATGGGCTTGAAGGCTGCCAGGGAACAACGCGGTAGGTGGTAGGCACAGGCCCCCCCTGCCTGTGAGGCCCAGCctgccagcccagccctgcccccaggTCAGCCCCCACTCACTCTTCAGGCTGGGGTTAGGGACCTTCTCCACATACTCCTCCACCAGACCCCGCTCGCCGCCCGGCACCTGGCTTCGCAGGTCTCGCTCCACGCCCTGCCAGGCTGCAGAGGCAGAGGGCAGTGTGCTCAGAGTCCCCTGCCCCAGGGGGTGGCGTCCACATCAGGAGAGTGCCTACCCTCAGCTCCTGCCCTCCCAGACCCTTCTCTCCCTCAGAAGTGTCCTCCATGCTCCCCCACAgccctctgcccaccccagcctcactCACCTGTAGACCCCATCCCTGCTCCTCCGGCAGGCCTGTCCCTTCCCCACAAGATGACCAGGACTGTGATCGAAGGGACCCCTATGACCCTACCCCAGGCTTCCCTACGCCTCGGGGGCAGCACAACCTCCTCAGCTAGGCCTCTACCTT encodes:
- the MCRIP1 gene encoding mapk-regulated corepressor-interacting protein 1 isoform X2, translated to MTSSPVSRVVYNGKRTSSPRSPPSSSEIFTPAHEENVRFIYEAWQGVERDLRSQVPGGERGLVEEYVEKVPNPSLKTFKPIDLSDLKRRSTQDAKKS